One Tenrec ecaudatus isolate mTenEca1 chromosome 12, mTenEca1.hap1, whole genome shotgun sequence DNA segment encodes these proteins:
- the TFAP2C gene encoding transcription factor AP-2 gamma: MLWKITDNVKYEEDCEDRHDASSNGNPRLPHLSSAGQHLYSPGPPLTHTGVSEYQPPPYFPPPYQQLAYSQSADPYSHLGEAYAAAINPLHQPAPTGSQQQAWPGRQGQEGTGLPSHHGRPAGLLPHLAGLEGGSVGARREAYRRSDLLLPPHAHALDAAGLAENLGLHDMGHPMDEVQNVDDQHMLVHDQTVIRKGPISMNKNPLSLPCQKELVGTVINPTEVFCSVPGRLSLLSSTSKYKVTVAEVQRRLSPPECLNASLLGGVLRRAKSKNGGRSLRERLDKIGLNLPAGRRKAAHVTLLTSLVEGEAVHLARDFAYVCEAEFPSKPVAEHLTRPHLGGRNEMATRKSMLLAAQQVCKEFTELLAQDRTPTGNNRPTPVLETNIQNCLSHFSLITHGFGSQAICAALSAAQNYIKEALIIIDKAYMNPGDQSPANASKALEKMETHRK; encoded by the exons ATGTTGTGGAAAATAACCGATAATGTCAAGTATGAAGAGGACTGCGAG GATCGCCACGACGCCAGCAGCAATGGGAACCCGCGCCTCCCGCACCTCTCTTCTGCTGGGCAGCACCTCTACAGCCCCGGGCCGCCGCTCACGCATACCGGGGTCTCGGAATACCAGCCGCCCCCCTACTTCCCGCCCCCCTACCAGCAACTGGCTTACTCGCAGTCGGCCGACCCTTACTCGCACCTCGGAGAAGCGTACGCCGCCGCCATCAACCCGCTGCACCAGCCGGCGCCCACCGGGAGCCAGCAGCAGGCCTGGCCCGGCCGCCAGGGCCAGGAGGGCACCGGCCTGCCTTCGCACCACGGGCGCCCGGCGGGCTTGCTGCCCCACCTCGCGGGCCTGGAGGGCGGCTCCGTGGGTGCCCGCAGGGAGGCCTACCGCCGCTCGGACCTACTGCTGCCGCCGCACGCGCACGCTCTGGATGCCGCGGGCCTGGCCGAGAACCTGGGGCTCCACGACATGGGGCATCCGATGGATGAAGTGCAG AACGTCGACGACCAGCACATGCTTGTGCACGACCAAACGGTCATTCGAAAAG GTCCTATTTCAATGAACAAGAACCCTCTGAGTCTCCCCTGCCAGAAGGAGCTGGTGGGGACGGTTATTAACCCCACCGAAGTTTTCTGCTCCGTCCCCGGAAGACTGTCCCTTCTCAGCTCCACATCGAAATACAAAGTCACAGTAGCAGAAGTCCAGCGACGCCTGTCCCCACCTGAATGCTTAAATGCCTCCTTATTGGGAGGTGTTCTCCGAAG AGCCAAGTCTAAGAACGGAGGCCGCTCCTTGCGGGAGAGGCTGGACAAGATTGGGCTGAACCTCCCTGCCGGCCGCCGGAAAGCAGCCCACGTGACTCTCCTGACATCACTCGTAGAAG GGGAGGCTGTGCACCTGGCGCGGGACTTTGCATATGTCTGCGAGGCTGAGTTTCCCAGCAAGCCAGTGGCTGAGCACCTAACCCGACCTCATCTGGGAGGAAGGAATGAGATGGCGACCCGGAAGAGCATGCTCCTGGCAGCCCA GCAAGTGTGTAAAGAATTCACGGAACTTCTCGCCCAGGACCGGACGCCCACCGGCAACAACAGGCCCACCCCCGTCCTGGAGACGAACATACAGAACTGCCTGTCTCATTTCAGCCTGATCACCCACGGCTTTGGCAGCCAGGCCATCTGCGCCGCCTTGTCGGCCGCTCAGAACTACATCAAGGAGGCGCTGATCATAATAGACAAAGCGTACATGAACCCCGGAGACCAGAGCCCCGCCAACGCCAGCAAAGCCCTGGAGAAAATGGAGACGCACCGGAAATAA